The Oncorhynchus clarkii lewisi isolate Uvic-CL-2024 chromosome 29, UVic_Ocla_1.0, whole genome shotgun sequence genome contains a region encoding:
- the LOC139388403 gene encoding actin-binding protein WASF3-like, producing MPLVKRCIEPRHLCRGAVPDGVTSELECVTNSTLAAIIKQLGGLSRHAEDIFGELFNEANSFYMRMNSLQERVDLLAVKVTQLDSTVEEVSLQDINMRKAFKSSTIQDQQVVSRNSILNPVMEMYHRCDKPPPLNILSPYRDDNKDGLKFYTDPSYFFNLWREKMIQATENKRKEKRRQKAGDKEQKQVEDPSREVKKVRKARNRRQEWNMMAYDKEFRPENRLTPSPYHGMSSEGSLSPDRSGMSDELSYPASPNHPPQEGVLGPDGKEHLTGLNQTQSLDRAYRPPAAGTAAAQARQHSLGRVQPNQGPTPTDPSLNGPRPAAAKEASGHQMPEHFIPPAPPPPPPLIPSAQTAFDSTAGPPTLAPAGLPTLAPGTMATLSRPYSPSPPPPPPASYFPSPSHPVTGGPPVAPPPPPPGGPPTFAPSPAHAMHPSGGTLPRKGKVLGIPISDARSDLLSAIRRGIQLRKVQEQREQEAKREPVGNDVATILSRRIAVDYSESDEDSEPEENEWSD from the exons ATGCCGCTGGTTAAAAGATGCATCGAGCCCAGGCACCTGTGCCGTGGAGCCGTGCCGGACGGGGTCACCAGCGAGCTGGAGTGTGTCACTAACAGCACCCTGGCAGCCATCATCAAACAGTTGGGGGGCCTGA GTCGACATGCAGAGGACATTTTTGGAGAGCTGTTCAATGAGGCCAACAGCTTCTACATGAGAATGAACAGCCTCCAAGAGAGAGTGGACCTGCTGGCGGTCAAAGTCACCCAGCTGGACTCCACTGTGGAGGAGG TTTCGCTGCAGGACATCAACATGAGGAAAGCCTTCAAGAGCTCCACCATCCAAGACCAGCAGGTGGTGTCCAGGAACTCCATCCTCAACCCTGTCATGGAGATGTACCATCGCTGTGACAAACCTCCACCCCTCAACATCCTTAGCCCCTACAG GGATGACAACAAGGATGGTCTGAAGTTCTACACAGACCCATCCTACTTCTTTAATCTGTGGAGAGAGAAGATGATCCAGGCCACAGAAAACAAGCGGAAGGAGAAGAGGCGGCAGAAGGCAGGTGACAAG GAGCAGAAACAGGTGGAGGACCCCAGCCGGGAGGTGAAGAAGGTGAGGAAGGCCCGTAACCGTCGTCAGGAGTGGAACATGATGGCATACGACAAGGAGTTCCGTCCAGAAAACCGCCTCACGCCTTCACCCTACCATGGCATGTCCTCTGAGGgatctctctctccagacag GTCTGGTATGTCTGATGAGCTGTCCTACCCTGCCAGCCCTAACCACCCACCCCAGGAGGGAGTCTTGGGTCCTGATGGGAAGGAGCACCTCACAGGCCTCAACCAGACCCAGTCTCTGGACCGGGCCTACCGACCCCCTGCTGCCGGCACCGCTGCAGCCCAAGCCCGCCAGCACTCCCTGGGCCGCGTGCAGCCCAACCAAGGACCCACACCCACAGACCCCTCCCTAAACGGACCCCGGCCTGCAGCTGCCAAAGAGGCTAG TGGTCACCAGATGCCAGAGCACTTTATCCCTCCGGCCCcacccccacctcctcccctcatcccctcaGCCCAGACGGCCTTCGACAGCACAGCCGGGCCTCCCACCCTGGCCCCTGCAGGTCTCCCCACCCTGGCCCCTGGCACCATGGCCACCCTGTCCCGCCCATACAGCCCCTCACCCCCTCCACCCCCGCCCGCCAGCTACTTCCCCTCTCCATCCCACCCTGTCACTGGGGGACCCCCTGTtgcccctcctccacccccacctGGTGGCCCCCCAACATTCGCTCCCTCCCCAGCCCATGCCATGCACCCCTCTGGGGGAACACTGCCAAGGAAGGGTAAGGTGCTAGGCATCCCGATAAGCGACGCACGCAGCGACCTGCTGTCAGCCATCCGCAGAG GCATCCAGCTGAGGAAGGTGCAGGAGCAGCGTGAGCAGGAAGCCAAGCGGGAGCCTGTGGGGAACGACGTGGCCACCATCCTGTCCCGACGTATCGCAGTGGACTACAGCGAATCAGATGAGGACTCGGAGCCTGAGGAGAACGAGTGGTCAGACTGA